From one Pecten maximus chromosome 8, xPecMax1.1, whole genome shotgun sequence genomic stretch:
- the LOC117333710 gene encoding glycine-rich cell wall structural protein 1-like: protein MNTYICLAVCLVAAVSAAGYGGGAGSMGGTGMGGGMNGGGAGGMGGGMNGGGAGGMGGGMGGGKGGFGGMGGFGGMGGGMGGQGGFGGMGGGKGGFGGMGGGMGGQGGFGGMNGGGMNGGGMNGGGMGGQGGFGGMGGGKGGFGGMGGGNGGFGGMGGGMGGGMGGQGGFGGKGY from the exons ATGAACACCTACATCTGTCTTGCCGTTTGTCTTGTTGCCGCCGTCAGTGCTGCAG GGTATGGAGGCGGTGCCGGAAGTATGGGCGGTACTGGAATGGGAGGAGGAATGAACGGAGGCGGAGCCGGAGGTATGGGCGGAGGAATGAACGGAGGCGGAGCCGGAGGTATGGGCGGAGGAATGGGCGGGGGTAAAGGTGGATTCGGAGGAATGGGTGGATTCGGAGGAATGGGCGGCGGAATGGGAGGCCAGGGTGGCTTCGGAGGAATGGGAGGAGGAAAAGGTGGCTTCGGAGGAATGGGAGGTGGAATGGGAGGCCAAGGAGGATTCGGAGGAATGAACGGCGGAGGAATGAACGGCGGTGGAATGAACGGCGGTGGAATGGGAGGCCAGGGTGGCTTCGGAGGAATGGGCGGTGGAAAAGGTGGCTTCGGAGGAATGGGCGGTGGTAATGGAGGTTTTGGAGGAATGGGCGGAGGAATGGGCGGAGGAATGGGCGGCCAAGGTGGATTTGGAGGAAAAg GATACTAA
- the LOC117332208 gene encoding glycine-rich cell wall structural protein-like, translated as MASAIVVAANAAGYGMNNGYGMNNGYGMNNGYGMNNGNGMNNGGRYKRAAYGGMGGGMGGMGGMPGMGMGGMGMGGMGGKGMGGMGMGGMPGMGMGGMGGKGMGGMGMGGMPGMGMGGKGMGGMGMGGMPGMGMGGKGMGMGGMSGMGMGGKGMGGMGMGGMPGMGGKGMGGMGMGGMGGKGMGGMGMGGMPGMGMGGMGGMMGGKGGMGGGMGGMPGMGMGGMGGMMGGKGGMGGMGGMMGGKGGMGGGMGGMPGMGGMGGMMGGKGGMGGGMGGRY; from the exons ATGGCGTCCGCCATTGTTGTCGCTGCCAACGCTGCTG GATATGGAATGAACAATGGTTATGGAATGAACAATGGTTACGGAATGAACAATGGTTACGGAATGAACAATGGCAATGGAATGAACAACGGTGGAC GTTACAAGCGCG CTGCCTATGGAGGAATGGGCGGAGGAATGGGTGGAATGGGCGGTATGCCTGGTATGGGAATGGGCGGTATGGGAATGGGCGGTATGGGCGGAAAAGGAATGGGCGGTATGGGAATGGGCGGTATGCCTGGTATGGGAATGGGCGGCATGGGCGGAAAAGGAATGGGCGGTATGGGTATGGGCGGTATGCCTGGTATGGGAATGGGCGGAAAAGGAATGGGCGGTATGGGAATGGGCGGTATGCCTGGTATGGGAATGGGCGGAAAAGGTATGGGAATGGGCGGTATGTCTGGTATGGGAATGGGCGGAAAAGGAATGGGCGGTATGGGAATGGGCGGTATGCCAGGTATGGGCGGAAAAGGAATGGGCGGTATGGGAATGGGCGGTATGGGCGGAAAAGGAATGGGCGGTATGGGAATGGGCGGTATGCCTGGTATGGGAATGGGCGGTATGGGCGGTATGATGGGCGGTAAAGGAGGCATGGGAGGAGGTATGGGCGGTATGCCTGGTATGGGAATGGGCGGTATGGGCGGTATGATGGGAGGAAAAGGAGGAATGGGCGGCATGGGCGGTATGATGGGCGGTAAAGGAGGCATGGGAGGAGGTATGGGCGGTATGCCTGGTATGGGAGGCATGGGCGGTATGATGGGCGGAAAAGGAGGCATGGGCGGAGGAATGG GTGGCAGATACTAG
- the LOC117332209 gene encoding glycine-rich protein 23-like: MNGGGMGGINGGGMGGMNGGGMGGMNGGGMGGKGGFGGMNGGGFGGMNGGGFGGMNGGGMGSKGGFGGMNGGGFGGMNGGGFGGMGGGMGGGMGGGKGY, translated from the exons ATGAACGGCGGTGGAATGGGAGGAATAAACGGCGGTGGAATGGGAGGAATGAACGGCGGTGGAATGGGAGGAATGAACGGCGGTGGAATGGGAGGCAAAGGAGGATTCGGAGGGATGAACGGCGGTGGATTCGGAGGAATGAACGGAGGCGGATTCGGAGGAATGAACGGCGGTGGAATGGGAAGCAAAGGAGGATTCGGAGGAATGAACGGCGGTGGATTCGGAGGAATGAACGGAGGCGGATTCGGAGGAATGGGCGGTGGAATGGGAGGTGGAATGGGCGGTGGAAAAG GATATTA